One part of the Haliaeetus albicilla chromosome 9, bHalAlb1.1, whole genome shotgun sequence genome encodes these proteins:
- the MIS12 gene encoding protein MIS12 homolog, protein MSVNPMAYEAQFFGFTPQTCMLRIYIAFQDYLFEMMLVVESVILKKLDGFPGCKISPFQIRKSTEKFLLFMKQHFDKLFSKMEEMLLQLVLNIPKNVLLPEDKVHEQYPYSKAQFQALQDEIHQLQQQYRAEASAGQALRAELEEQKAVQAELEKILQWFDGLENICREHGTGNLEESFAFLTQNSKKLQDVLKDVEEKSKKLKQHDQLL, encoded by the coding sequence ATGTCGGTCAATCCCATGGCCTACGAAGCGCAGTTCTTTGGCTTCACCCCCCAGACGTGCATGTTGCGCATCTACATCGCGTTCCAGGACTACCTCTTTGAAATGATGCTGGTGGTTGAGAGCGTAATCCTGAAGAAGCTGGACGGGTTTCCCGGCTGTAAAATCAGCCCCTTCCAAATCCGGAAAAGCACGGagaaatttcttctcttcatgaAGCAGCACTTTGATAAACTCTTCagtaaaatggaagaaatgcttctgcagctgGTGTTAAACATCCCTAAGAACGTGCTCCTTCCCGAGGATAAGGTCCACGAGCAGTACCCCTACAGCAAAGCACAGTTCCAGGCGCTTCAGGATGAGATCCATCAGCTGCAGCAACAGTACAGGGCTGAGGCGTCTGCTGGGCAGGCACTGCGTGCAGAACTGGAAGAACAGAAGGCTGTTCAGGCTGAGCTTGAGAAGATTTTGCAATGGTTTGATGGGCTTGAGAATATCTGTAGGGAGCACGGGACTGGCAACTTGGaagaaagctttgctttcttgaCACAGAACTCTAAGAAACTGCAAGATGTGCTGAAAGACGttgaagagaaaagcaaaaaattaaagcaacatGATCAGTTATTGTAA